One window from the genome of Marispirochaeta aestuarii encodes:
- a CDS encoding mandelate racemase/muconate lactonizing enzyme family protein translates to MHITKVEAFPVAFPLDVPARDATGVWDSWNTVIVKITASDGTSGYGEIGPIHGGGIPIFTAMVDHKLKHIIMGEDPFNREGLYEKMLGRGTGSYALGQKGAVVTAVAGIDIALWDLTGKILKTSVWNLLGGKAVDKIPAYASGFFGKEGRPLTPQECADEAKSYADQGFKGVKMKVGFGRSEDLKNLEAVRKALGPEPGIMVDANQSYSYHDVLKIAGELAAFDLTFLEEPLPINDLDGMAALVQNVATPIAAGENYYTRYEFREIFSKRAVNIIQPDIIHAGGITETKKIASMASAANIPLAPHIHATVGVPASIHLLASCENTLAAEYITSGGSYKLRRELYGDCCIARDGYVPVPDEPGLGMRINEEIFEKYRPKGM, encoded by the coding sequence ATGCACATTACCAAGGTAGAAGCTTTCCCGGTTGCCTTTCCTCTGGATGTTCCCGCAAGGGACGCCACCGGAGTATGGGACAGCTGGAATACAGTCATCGTAAAAATAACAGCATCCGACGGGACTTCAGGTTACGGAGAAATCGGTCCCATCCACGGTGGAGGCATCCCCATCTTCACAGCCATGGTGGATCACAAGCTCAAGCACATCATAATGGGAGAAGATCCCTTCAACCGGGAAGGTCTTTATGAAAAGATGCTGGGCCGCGGCACAGGCTCCTACGCCCTGGGCCAGAAAGGCGCCGTTGTTACTGCGGTCGCGGGAATCGATATTGCCCTCTGGGACCTGACAGGGAAGATCCTCAAGACCTCGGTCTGGAACCTCCTGGGGGGTAAAGCGGTCGATAAGATTCCAGCCTACGCCTCGGGATTCTTCGGCAAGGAAGGGCGGCCTCTGACACCACAGGAATGTGCAGATGAGGCTAAGAGTTACGCCGACCAGGGCTTCAAGGGGGTAAAAATGAAGGTCGGCTTCGGCAGGAGTGAAGACCTGAAGAACCTTGAGGCGGTCAGAAAAGCCTTGGGCCCCGAGCCGGGAATCATGGTGGATGCCAACCAGAGCTACTCATACCACGACGTTCTCAAGATCGCCGGCGAACTTGCGGCCTTTGATCTGACCTTTCTTGAGGAGCCCCTCCCCATAAACGATCTTGACGGTATGGCAGCGCTGGTACAGAACGTGGCGACCCCCATCGCGGCTGGAGAAAACTACTATACCCGCTACGAGTTCAGGGAAATCTTCTCAAAGCGTGCGGTCAACATCATCCAGCCCGACATCATCCACGCAGGCGGCATAACCGAAACAAAGAAGATCGCTTCCATGGCCAGTGCGGCAAACATTCCCCTGGCTCCCCATATCCATGCCACAGTGGGGGTTCCTGCGAGCATCCACCTGCTGGCCTCCTGTGAAAATACCCTGGCGGCGGAGTACATTACTTCCGGCGGTTCCTACAAGCTGCGGCGGGAACTCTACGGCGATTGCTGTATAGCCAGGGATGGATATGTGCCCGTGCCTGATGAGCCCGGCCTGGGAATGCGGATCAACGAGGAAATTTTCGAGAAGTACCGGCCGAAGGGAATGTAG
- a CDS encoding HesA/MoeB/ThiF family protein, giving the protein MGEHYYQGNISKERYDRQLSIPGWGSEAQRRIAASRVGIAGAGGLGSPAALYLAAAGVGALVICDSHTVDISNLNRQILYSSADVGMEKTGLAQERLRGLNPEVEVERFQGRLKDENIDGIFADCDLILDCLDNLESRQMLNRYCWRTGKPLLHAGIREFYGELLLVDPPDTPCLACFLPESEKKKEGPPPVSGPVAGVLGSMQAVEALKFLGKIAPTGSMGRLLLVDLVSMSMDSVPISRRHGCPVCSPDSHINTGD; this is encoded by the coding sequence ATGGGTGAACATTACTATCAGGGCAATATCTCGAAGGAACGGTATGACCGGCAGTTGAGTATCCCCGGTTGGGGGTCCGAAGCTCAACGGAGGATTGCCGCCTCCCGGGTCGGAATCGCCGGAGCCGGAGGGCTCGGATCTCCCGCAGCCCTCTATCTGGCAGCCGCCGGAGTTGGAGCTCTGGTTATCTGCGATTCCCACACAGTGGATATCTCCAATCTTAACCGGCAGATTCTGTATAGCTCCGCCGATGTCGGAATGGAAAAAACCGGGCTTGCACAGGAGCGGCTCAGAGGCTTGAATCCCGAGGTAGAAGTGGAAAGATTCCAGGGACGGCTTAAGGACGAAAATATCGATGGAATTTTTGCCGATTGTGATCTGATCCTTGACTGCCTGGACAACCTGGAATCCCGGCAGATGCTGAACCGCTACTGCTGGCGCACGGGAAAGCCACTGCTCCATGCGGGAATCCGTGAATTTTACGGCGAACTGCTTCTGGTCGATCCCCCGGACACTCCCTGCCTTGCCTGTTTTCTTCCGGAAAGTGAAAAGAAAAAGGAGGGACCTCCCCCGGTAAGCGGTCCGGTGGCCGGGGTCCTTGGAAGCATGCAGGCCGTGGAGGCCCTCAAGTTTCTGGGGAAAATCGCTCCCACAGGCAGTATGGGCAGGCTCCTGCTTGTAGATCTGGTCAGTATGAGTATGGACAGCGTTCCTATTTCCCGGCGCCACGGGTGTCCGGTGTGTTCCCCTGATTCTCATATCAATACGGGAGACTGA